In Zingiber officinale cultivar Zhangliang chromosome 9B, Zo_v1.1, whole genome shotgun sequence, the genomic window cctattatctgagttgtacaatggtttcatgcatgttcagattaatacatatatttcagtaTGTTTAGATTGATGTGTAGTTTTAGTTATGTATAcgtgctggagtagaatgtagggataagttattcatgtttccgctgtcattaattgcatgtttagagagttttatgtattgatattcacatgtgtgcaatgttagttaaaataagttagtagtccagtagcgctccgccctcacagactagtagtgaggagggtggggtgttacatgggccgaccaagccaaaggTTAACCCAAGTCAAGGTGGacagccctagcttggagtccaagcttggtgtggccagccatgtaaagaataaaagagattttatttaaaatctttccatatgtggaagccatgattttaaaagagagtttaaaattaaatctttccttttatagttttctataagaGATTAagtgaaaagtttgatatctttccttatttgtagttaaaagaaagattttaattttttagaaaactttccttttttgtaaccatactcatggttttaaaagagagttttaaaaaaattataaatctttccttttataactttctacaaaagattaagtgaaaggtttgatatctttccttatttgtagttataaaggaagattttaatttttgataaaaactttccttttatgaaaccattcttatgattttaaaagagagttttaaaattaaatcattccttttatagtttctacaaaatattaagaaaagatttgatgtctttatttatttgtagattgaaaggaagattttaattttagagaaaactttcctttttgtaaatcatccacatgttttaatagagaaattttaatttataaaagtttcttttataaccaaccatgaagggaaaaattattagaaaaatttttattttaaaaattttcggaagcaaattaggaagtttaattTGTGtacaaaattttccttattttgagctcttggaggtggtcggccatataaagggttaaatgaaattttaattaaaatttccttattaaccaaaggcaaagaatataagggatttttaataataattaaatttctttatttgccaagaccaaggaatatataaaagagggggtagaggtgccttcacctcacaacaactctcttctattatcctctcctctcttccttggtggtggccggccatatcatctcctcatctccttcttttcttcttccttagtggccgaacctctttaacCTCTAGGAGCTTATTtgggtggccggatctagcttggagaagaaggaggaggaggaggttttgtttcctagtttttccTTTGAGCTTGGTTAGTGGCCGAGACTTAtaatctcttggagaaggttgcttgaccgaaacttggaagaaggaagaagaagggattgggtggttctcatctcggtaaatcgtcgcccacacaacgtctgagataagaagaggaatacggaagaagatcaagaggttgttgcttacaaagaaagatataactagtaattattttccgcatcatactagtttttctttgtatgaattccaaacacaagaggcatataattctaggtttcgaatttatgattcgagtttgtgtttttttttttttttcaaatttgtgattcgattgttccttttggttaaacctagggttatataaagaaattaaatattagatttcattgaaagactttgtctagaaagtggtggttgctcccatatccaagaaggcctagtgtctcgctatgtttaacctggaagctgatttctgaaattaatatttaattgaatttgtaacatgggtggatttggatcaataatgttaagcatcgtttgcgatccaagtctaaacccctaagaacatataagttaaatttggaatcaataatgttaagttccgtttgcgcttccgaatttaatttctaaagaacacaatagtttgttaggaaaggttcgacacttgtacaaactttttgtacagtggaactagtacaatattcctaggaccaaccaataagTGAGTCCACAGCTAAGGATTTAGGTAAGTTTTAGAGTTAATTTcatttcttattggagttgatttggaagggttagggttaatggaactaaccctaattaacttgtGAGTTATATTTAGTTAGGGGTTAAATTATAGATTTAATCTAAGCTTTGGATTAGACCTGAGTTATTTAGTTAACcgagatttaatgaataaattaaGGTTTTTGGTAAATAAGAAATTGGCTAgctatttgatatatatatatatgggagtAGCTAAATGAAACTATACATGTATGATTTATTACAAGACTCTGATTTGCGACGAGTTGCCTTACGTGGGATTACCTTTGGCACACGCGATGTcggaggtgggtaccttgacttatctcttttgataatgtcatgttgatatgcttagtagattaTAACatctagtaataattatgttcatcTTTGTTTCAGTATATCACTACATGATACTTGTTGCATCCTTTCATCTGTTTtgcatttatgatttattattaccctgattatttatgctcatagtggtagtgacataccatgtcttATGATCAGTGGCGGATTCAGACAAATATTTAGAGGGGTGCTTAAAGAAGagactaaaaaaaatttcttactatcaaataaatatattaaaagataaaagtactaaattgataatgatacaaacataaaaatatgTGCATACCAATAATGTAATTATTTTTTGATACTTGAACCACCAACATCAGATCTAGACATACAAACAAGAGGAGGCAACTGGATCCTACGAGTGTTCATCTGTTGAAAATATTGTAAAATTTGCTCATTTTCAATTGTAGCAAAAATATCCTTCTCGATGTATACTACCAAACTGTCATTCATCCACTCATCCCCCATCCTATTATGCAAATTAGTCTTAATAATTTTCATCGCAGAAAAAACTCTTTCAACAGAAGCAGTTGCAACTGGTAAAACTAATGCTAACTCGATCAAACGATATACCAATGAAAAAATTGTATTCTTGCCCGTTTCAACCATCTTTTTAGCAAGACTTCCCAAATCTTCAATCATAGAAAATTCATCTCGTACATTTTGAATGTAAGTCTCAAGTTGGTCCTCAAATATTACACGATCAGTCAATGAAAAGTCCTCCGGATAAAGTTCAGCAAGGTGAAGTAGCTTACCAATATCAAATTGAGAAAAAGAGTCCTTTGGATCTAAGCAAGCAATGCAAGTAAGTACCTCCGTACTTGATTCTGAAAATCGATTATTCATCTCTTGAACCATCATATCAAGAACCTAATATTGtaacaataaaaaaatgaataaaaaacattattagaaaattaaaatttaataaaatatttaaaaataatacctgACAAAAAATTTCAACACGATAGTGATGAAAATTAGTAATCATTTGTCCATTACGTCTGCTGCGACCATGAGTTATCATATTTTCTTCCATATTCGGTACTGGGATCATATAGTTACTACAAAATTTGTTAACGATATCCAAAAAATTCTCCCATCCTTTCTCTCTCAATTTTTGTAATCGATCTTTCATTGTCTTGATCAAACTGATAGCCAGTACAATGTTTTGATCCTTTTGTTGTAAGGCAATTGACAATTCATTTGTGATTCCCAATAAAGATTTCATCAAATGCATCACAAACACAaattcacactacaagaaaaatgtcattcaacaacactcaaacaacaacggttttataccaaaccgttgtctttttaccttttaacaacggttttaacaaaaactgttgtcttttagtaatttttttggcctatgacaacggtttttaaaaatcgttgtctatttatgttttttttgggata contains:
- the LOC122023032 gene encoding uncharacterized protein LOC122023032; its protein translation is MEENMITHGRSRRNGQMITNFHHYRVEIFCQVLDMMVQEMNNRFSESSTEVLTCIACLDPKDSFSQFDIGKLLHLAELYPEDFSLTDRVIFEDQLETYIQNVRDEFSMIEDLGSLAKKMVETGKNTIFSLVYRLIELALVLPVATASVERVFSAMKIIKTNLHNRMGDEWMNDSLVVYIEKDIFATIENEQILQYFQQMNTRRIQLPPLIRNLLPKAAMVVNQSSEKRQEKIGWCRDEETPRVGGLEHRDGETGLDLVAGDSARAQRVLADEGKNRDQYQISSAQVALNSLE